One genomic segment of Drosophila melanogaster chromosome 3L includes these proteins:
- the CG13920 gene encoding uncharacterized protein, isoform A, which translates to MPPASNTIVLKSLSVLLGLFFIFVGTLKLTPHISKDLYKDLRTEYVKYAKVFPLTALFGVKIPSKWYRRTVGILEIVCGLAMALIPYHKVKNTANVTLLVLMLLGIYQHWMVSDPFERSGPALVFTFMLGGRLVVWYQTARLQDEATTAAQPAANGVKQD; encoded by the exons ATGCCTCCTGCATCCAATACGATCGTGCTGAAGAGCCTCTCCGTGCTGCTGGGCCTCTTCTTCATCTTCGTGGGCACCCTCAAGCTGACGCCGCACATTAGCAAGGATCTCTACAAGGACCTG CGCACAGAGTACGTGAAGTATGCCAAAGTGTTCCCACTAACGGCGCTCTTCGGAGTGAAGATACCCTCGAAATGGTACCGCCGCACCGTTGGCATCCTGGAGATCGTCTGCGGCCTGGCCATGGCGCTGATTCCCTATC ATAAGGTCAAAAACACGGCCAACGTTACGCTGCTGGTGTTGATGCTCCTGGGCATCTACCAGCACTGGATGGTCAGTGATCCGTTCGAGCGCTCCGGTCCGGCGCTGGTCTTCACCTTCATGCTGGGCGGACGCCTGGTGGTCTGGTACCAGACCGCCCGCCTCCAGGACGAGGCCACGACGGCAGCGCAGCCTGCTGCGAACGGCGTAAAGCAGGACTAG